One window of Gemmatimonas aurantiaca genomic DNA carries:
- a CDS encoding efflux RND transporter periplasmic adaptor subunit yields MHSKMSPNTFPNTPSKMKTGSTVFVLALLIGCGGAPSAEPVEKSAPAAAMDTATFSAEAARIADLAVDTARTMAWQASVTVPGRLMLDPEALETIGSITEGRITHVTVRVGDRVSAGQTLVMIHSHEIMDARSSLLRARARLDAAVAERDLANTAAERAQRLFDARAMSRAELERAQVAQRVARAGFDEARAEQGRAMALVDHLAGSGPLPPDADEHDVLIRTPISGVVTERVAQPGTVVLPGMPLLTVGDPRRLQLQLYLTESAANGIVVGSSVRYALTESPTELHTATVVRVAPTVDTLTRTIEVIARPEGAPPGRAESFVQAHVLGKGSSEAVVVPVSAVQAMGGDTVVFVAEPRGADVFLRATPVRVGRRSADRVELVAGVPGGATVVVRGAAIAKAELLRRRGGAGE; encoded by the coding sequence ATGCACTCGAAGATGTCTCCGAACACGTTTCCGAACACGCCCTCGAAGATGAAGACAGGATCCACGGTATTCGTACTGGCGCTCCTCATCGGTTGTGGCGGCGCGCCATCGGCCGAGCCGGTGGAGAAGAGTGCCCCGGCAGCGGCGATGGACACCGCCACCTTCTCGGCCGAAGCCGCGCGCATCGCGGATCTCGCCGTGGATACCGCACGGACGATGGCATGGCAGGCGTCGGTGACCGTACCGGGCCGACTGATGCTCGATCCGGAAGCGTTGGAAACGATCGGTTCGATCACCGAGGGGCGAATCACGCACGTCACCGTGCGGGTGGGTGACCGGGTGTCGGCCGGACAGACCCTGGTGATGATCCACAGCCACGAGATCATGGACGCGCGCAGCAGTCTGCTGCGCGCGCGGGCCCGTCTCGATGCTGCGGTGGCCGAACGCGATCTCGCGAACACCGCGGCGGAGCGCGCGCAGCGTCTGTTCGATGCGCGCGCGATGTCGCGGGCCGAGCTGGAGCGCGCGCAGGTGGCCCAACGGGTGGCCCGCGCGGGATTCGACGAAGCCCGCGCGGAGCAGGGCCGCGCGATGGCGCTGGTCGATCATCTGGCCGGAAGCGGCCCGCTGCCGCCCGATGCCGATGAACACGACGTGCTGATCCGGACGCCGATCAGCGGTGTGGTGACGGAACGCGTGGCGCAGCCGGGCACGGTGGTGCTGCCGGGCATGCCCTTGCTGACGGTGGGCGATCCGCGGCGTCTGCAGTTGCAATTGTATCTGACGGAGAGCGCGGCCAATGGCATCGTGGTGGGGAGCAGTGTGCGCTACGCCCTCACCGAGTCGCCCACCGAACTGCATACGGCGACGGTGGTCCGTGTGGCGCCCACCGTCGACACGCTGACGCGGACCATCGAGGTGATCGCACGCCCCGAAGGAGCGCCCCCGGGACGTGCGGAATCGTTCGTGCAGGCACACGTGCTGGGCAAGGGCAGCAGTGAGGCCGTGGTGGTGCCGGTGAGTGCCGTGCAGGCCATGGGCGGGGACACGGTGGTATTCGTGGCCGAACCCCGTGGGGCCGATGTGTTCCTGCGCGCGACGCCGGTGCGTGTGGGGCGCCGCAGTGCTGATCGTGTGGAACTGGTGGCCGGCGTGCCCGGCGGCGCGACGGTGGTCGTACGCGGTGCGGCCATTGCTAAGGCCGAGTTGCTGCGGCGTCGCGGCGGCGCGGGCGAATAG
- a CDS encoding TolC family protein yields MESPTAGALPSVSLHDALTLARAHGPLHRLAGAREQSAIGRVRESAQWANPSLEWRRENLGSALDPDVFATAYVPFDVSGRRLALRQSAAAGKSRARGERQRDWLDAEYAVARAWLHAGSAEMALTVTEQHAGALREIAAVDSQRLREGLVSEAVGLRTSLESDRAQVSVVQARAAAQAARAELARLLGTPVGAHILGLPELPPPPDSVQAVTVALARRPEVQAFEAAVRETERRLAAEQRGVIGEVQLQGGTKETSGVMTGQIGVAMPLPFFNRNDGARQRARGELMEARVHLEDARRSVQGEVATALQHYREMREAQAAAGTFLTRGRDVGQIARVSYREGHITLTELLDAERAAADAMHAFIRWIGDTWTSRLDLERAIGARLAPDGAFDLPLISTLTPER; encoded by the coding sequence GTGGAGTCACCGACGGCGGGTGCCCTCCCGTCGGTCAGCCTGCATGACGCCCTGACGCTGGCCCGGGCACACGGCCCGCTGCACCGCCTGGCGGGCGCGCGTGAACAGTCGGCGATCGGCCGGGTGCGGGAGAGTGCCCAATGGGCCAATCCGTCGCTGGAGTGGCGACGGGAGAATCTGGGCAGCGCGCTCGATCCGGACGTGTTTGCCACGGCCTACGTGCCGTTCGATGTCTCGGGGCGCCGGCTCGCGCTACGGCAGTCGGCCGCGGCCGGCAAGTCCCGCGCGCGGGGAGAACGTCAGCGGGACTGGCTGGATGCCGAGTACGCCGTGGCGCGCGCGTGGCTGCACGCGGGCAGCGCGGAGATGGCGCTCACCGTGACCGAGCAGCACGCCGGCGCACTGCGAGAGATCGCGGCCGTCGATTCGCAACGGCTGCGCGAGGGACTGGTGTCGGAAGCCGTGGGGCTCCGCACTTCACTCGAATCCGACCGTGCCCAGGTGTCCGTGGTGCAGGCGCGCGCCGCGGCACAGGCCGCGCGGGCCGAACTGGCTCGCCTGCTGGGCACGCCGGTGGGTGCGCACATTCTCGGCCTGCCGGAACTGCCGCCGCCGCCCGACTCGGTGCAGGCCGTGACCGTGGCGTTGGCCAGGCGCCCGGAAGTTCAGGCATTCGAGGCCGCCGTGCGCGAAACGGAGCGCCGTCTCGCCGCCGAACAGCGCGGGGTCATCGGCGAGGTGCAGCTCCAGGGCGGCACGAAGGAAACGAGCGGGGTGATGACCGGACAGATCGGCGTCGCCATGCCGCTGCCCTTTTTCAATCGCAACGATGGTGCACGGCAGCGGGCACGCGGTGAGCTGATGGAAGCGCGTGTCCACCTCGAGGATGCGCGCCGCTCCGTGCAGGGCGAAGTCGCGACCGCATTGCAGCACTACCGTGAGATGCGTGAGGCGCAGGCGGCGGCCGGCACCTTCCTCACCCGGGGGCGGGATGTGGGACAGATCGCCCGCGTCTCCTATCGCGAAGGACACATCACCCTCACCGAACTGCTCGATGCCGAGCGTGCGGCGGCCGATGCCATGCACGCATTCATCCGCTGGATCGGCGACACCTGGACGAGCCGCCTCGATCTGGAGCGTGCCATCGGTGCGCGCCTTGCTCCCGATGGCGCATTCGATCTGCCGCTGATCTCCACGTTGACGCCGGAACGCTGA
- a CDS encoding HAMP domain-containing sensor histidine kinase, producing MPPLQALAERADAHLPRIRLRFTALYAATLLVVLLSAVMALRFALRATLEREFSESVIASAALVQQFFRTELHELRTIEGTIVHVTQELVFEDRAIRVRRPDGAIVGDETALARRADALRGLPVRTVRFPLDPQLAPGFDVEVTASLANVLDLQRQIDRWFLVGIPLLLVCAGGAGWWLTGRTLRPVGAMADAAARIAPASGTRLPVDDPSDEIGRLGLRFNALLDRLDGALTQQRQFLADAAHELRTPIARMRARVELAMLEGREDLPGGEAARGEVLAALDSELRAVSHQVDELLQLARADAAGDEVPVLRRLFLDDLVADEMPRWRPQAVRLSIRLDFAAIEETPVMGDPILLGRLVGVLVDNALRYTGAGGDVRLSVRPEGHAARFDVEDTGIGISEADRARIFDRFYRGEDARHKRADGSGLGLAIASWIVRRHGGRIDVGTSTSGGSVFTVRLPLLLPKTG from the coding sequence CCGCGCATCCGGTTGCGTTTCACCGCGCTCTATGCGGCGACCCTGCTGGTGGTGCTGTTATCGGCCGTGATGGCGCTGCGGTTTGCCCTGCGGGCCACCCTGGAGCGTGAATTCAGCGAATCGGTGATCGCCTCGGCGGCCCTGGTGCAGCAGTTCTTCCGCACCGAACTGCACGAGTTGCGCACCATCGAAGGCACCATCGTGCACGTGACGCAGGAACTCGTTTTCGAAGACCGCGCGATCCGGGTGCGCCGTCCGGATGGGGCGATCGTGGGCGATGAAACAGCGCTGGCCCGCCGGGCCGACGCCCTGCGCGGCCTCCCGGTGCGCACGGTGCGGTTTCCACTCGATCCGCAACTGGCGCCGGGCTTCGATGTGGAAGTGACGGCGAGTCTCGCCAACGTGCTCGACCTGCAGCGGCAGATCGATCGCTGGTTTCTGGTGGGCATTCCGCTGCTGTTGGTGTGTGCGGGCGGGGCCGGATGGTGGCTCACCGGACGCACGTTGCGTCCGGTGGGCGCGATGGCCGACGCGGCCGCACGCATCGCCCCGGCCAGCGGCACCCGCCTGCCGGTGGACGATCCGAGCGACGAGATCGGGCGGCTGGGTCTGCGGTTCAATGCGCTGCTCGACCGTCTCGACGGCGCATTGACACAGCAGCGTCAGTTTCTGGCCGATGCGGCGCATGAACTGCGCACGCCCATCGCGCGGATGCGGGCGCGGGTGGAACTGGCGATGCTCGAGGGCCGGGAGGATCTGCCCGGGGGCGAGGCCGCGCGCGGCGAGGTGCTGGCCGCACTGGACAGCGAGCTGCGCGCGGTGTCACACCAGGTGGATGAACTGCTGCAACTGGCCCGCGCCGATGCGGCGGGCGACGAGGTGCCGGTACTGCGGCGGCTGTTCCTCGACGATCTGGTGGCCGACGAAATGCCGCGCTGGCGACCGCAGGCGGTACGGCTGTCCATCCGTCTCGATTTTGCCGCGATCGAAGAAACGCCGGTGATGGGCGATCCGATCCTGCTCGGTCGGCTGGTCGGTGTGCTGGTGGACAATGCCCTGCGCTACACCGGCGCCGGCGGTGACGTGCGTCTGTCGGTGCGTCCGGAGGGTCATGCCGCGCGCTTCGATGTGGAAGACACCGGCATCGGCATTTCGGAAGCCGACCGCGCGCGCATCTTCGATCGTTTCTATCGCGGCGAGGATGCGCGCCACAAGCGCGCCGACGGCAGCGGACTGGGACTGGCCATCGCGTCGTGGATCGTCCGCCGGCACGGAGGGCGCATCGATGTCGGAACGTCGACGTCGGGCGGGTCGGTGTTCACCGTACGCCTGCCTCTGCTGCTCCCGAAGACCGGCTGA